In Isoptericola jiangsuensis, the following proteins share a genomic window:
- a CDS encoding PepSY domain-containing protein yields MTRRHPWSLPALTLVAALALTGCTGSSAPDDAPSSATPSAKASSPDASADGSDGASPEASASTGAGSGDGTGDTDDSGSGTDDGAAGGGDVDPTTGALGAIALAAAEAGGAPFAVDAEDGGWVVDVAVDGGAVEVSVDAAGTEVQGTRDADLDADDRAALEDAAVGLPEAVQRVVSTTGGTLREADLESGRSAHWSVSVTVDGAEQEHRVDLATGDVTRDDG; encoded by the coding sequence ATGACGCGACGACACCCCTGGTCCCTGCCTGCCCTGACGCTCGTGGCGGCGCTCGCGCTGACGGGTTGCACCGGCTCCTCCGCGCCCGACGACGCGCCGTCGTCGGCGACGCCGTCCGCGAAGGCGAGCTCGCCGGACGCCTCGGCCGACGGCTCGGACGGCGCGTCCCCGGAGGCGAGCGCCTCGACGGGAGCCGGGTCCGGTGACGGCACGGGCGACACCGACGACTCGGGCAGCGGCACGGACGACGGCGCGGCGGGCGGGGGCGACGTCGACCCGACGACGGGGGCGCTGGGCGCGATCGCCCTGGCCGCGGCGGAGGCGGGCGGCGCCCCGTTCGCCGTCGACGCGGAGGACGGCGGCTGGGTGGTCGACGTCGCGGTGGACGGGGGCGCGGTCGAGGTGAGCGTGGACGCGGCGGGCACCGAGGTGCAGGGCACGCGGGACGCCGACCTCGACGCGGACGACCGGGCGGCGCTGGAGGACGCGGCGGTGGGGCTGCCCGAGGCGGTCCAGCGGGTGGTGTCCACCACGGGCGGGACGCTGCGGGAGGCGGACCTGGAGTCGGGCCGGTCCGCGCACTGGAGCGTGTCGGTGACGGTGGACGGCGCCGAGCAGGAGCACCGGGTGGACCTCGCGACGGGGGACGTCACCCGCGACGACGGCTGA
- a CDS encoding MerR family transcriptional regulator encodes MSRSIQDVARLAGVSSRTLRHYDQIGLLPPSGTGPAGLRHYDDVAVRRLQRILLLRDLGLPLAEIGDVLDAQTDEAAALRGHLAALHDERRRLDRQIASVGRTLTALEKGRPIMAEEMLDGFDHTQHEQEVTERWGADAYRQGDAWWRGLGPEGQADWKARTAELSRAWTDAAARGVDPASDEAQELAARHAAWLGSVPGTPGSDVGRPPRAYVVGLAEMYVADERFAANYGGVAGATFVRDALVAYAEREL; translated from the coding sequence ATGAGCCGTTCCATCCAGGACGTCGCCCGCCTCGCCGGGGTCTCCAGCCGCACCCTGCGGCACTACGACCAGATCGGCCTGCTGCCCCCGTCGGGCACCGGGCCCGCCGGCCTGCGGCACTACGACGACGTCGCCGTCCGACGCCTCCAGCGCATCCTGCTGCTGCGGGACCTCGGGCTGCCGCTCGCCGAGATCGGCGACGTGCTGGACGCCCAGACCGACGAGGCCGCCGCGCTGCGCGGACACCTCGCGGCCCTGCACGACGAGCGGCGCCGGCTCGACCGGCAGATCGCGTCGGTGGGACGGACGTTGACCGCACTGGAGAAGGGGAGGCCGATCATGGCCGAGGAGATGCTCGACGGGTTCGACCACACGCAGCACGAGCAGGAGGTCACCGAGCGCTGGGGCGCGGACGCGTACCGGCAGGGCGACGCCTGGTGGCGCGGGCTCGGACCCGAGGGGCAGGCCGACTGGAAGGCCCGCACCGCGGAGCTGAGCCGGGCGTGGACCGACGCGGCGGCCCGCGGCGTCGACCCGGCGTCCGACGAGGCGCAGGAGCTGGCCGCGCGGCACGCCGCCTGGCTCGGGTCCGTCCCCGGGACGCCGGGCTCCGACGTCGGGCGGCCGCCGCGTGCGTACGTCGTGGGCCTCGCCGAGATGTACGTCGCCGACGAGCGGTTCGCGGCGAACTACGGCGGGGTGGCCGGGGCGACGTTCGTCCGTGACGCCCTCGTCGCGTACGCCGAGCGGGAGCTGTAG
- a CDS encoding amino acid ABC transporter permease gives MDVQLFLDSWWPLVLAGLAGTIPLALASFAIGIVLALGVALLRLSTNRFLAWLGRAYVSAIRGTPLLVQLFVIFYGLPSIGVTIDPWPSAIIAFSLNVGGYAAEVIRAAILSVPTGQWEAGYMVGMSRGRTLRRIILPQAARVSVPPLSNTFISLVKDTSLASLILVTEMFRKAQEITSYTYEFMLIYVEAALIYWIFCTVLSVAQTRIERKLEQYV, from the coding sequence ATGGACGTCCAGCTCTTCCTCGACTCCTGGTGGCCGCTGGTCCTCGCCGGGCTGGCCGGCACGATCCCGCTCGCCCTCGCGTCGTTCGCGATCGGCATCGTGCTGGCGCTCGGCGTCGCGCTCCTGCGGCTCTCCACGAACCGGTTCCTGGCGTGGCTCGGCCGCGCCTACGTGTCCGCCATCCGCGGCACGCCGCTGCTCGTGCAGCTCTTCGTCATCTTCTACGGCCTGCCGTCGATCGGCGTGACCATCGACCCGTGGCCGAGCGCGATCATCGCGTTCTCCCTCAACGTCGGCGGGTACGCCGCCGAGGTGATCCGCGCCGCCATCCTGTCCGTGCCCACCGGCCAGTGGGAGGCCGGGTACATGGTCGGCATGTCCCGCGGTCGCACGCTGCGGCGCATCATCCTGCCGCAGGCCGCCCGCGTGTCGGTGCCGCCGCTGTCGAACACGTTCATCTCCCTGGTCAAGGACACGTCGCTGGCGTCCCTCATCCTCGTCACGGAGATGTTCCGCAAGGCGCAGGAGATCACCTCCTACACCTACGAGTTCATGCTGATCTACGTCGAGGCGGCGCTGATCTACTGGATCTTCTGCACCGTGCTGTCGGTCGCGCAGACCCGCATCGAGAGGAAGCTGGAGCAGTATGTCTGA
- a CDS encoding heme-degrading domain-containing protein, whose amino-acid sequence MSAPEDLAAVTALVAEVEQQERELTLARFTHDDAWRLGCLLVELATERDLAVTVDVRKGTQQVFHAAREGTTADNDSWVERKVRVVQRFGASSYLVGLRARAKGTDFNAQHQLPLQEYAAHGGAFPVRVDGVGVVGTVTVSGLPQADDHALVVEALRDLVDRRA is encoded by the coding sequence ATGAGCGCACCCGAGGACCTCGCCGCCGTCACCGCCCTCGTCGCCGAGGTGGAGCAGCAGGAACGCGAGCTGACGCTCGCCCGGTTCACCCACGACGACGCCTGGCGCCTCGGCTGCCTCCTCGTGGAGCTCGCGACCGAGCGGGACCTCGCCGTGACCGTCGACGTCCGCAAGGGGACGCAGCAGGTGTTCCACGCCGCCCGCGAGGGCACCACCGCCGACAACGACTCGTGGGTGGAGCGCAAGGTGCGGGTCGTGCAACGGTTCGGGGCGTCGTCGTACCTCGTCGGTCTGCGGGCGCGGGCGAAGGGCACCGACTTCAACGCCCAGCACCAGCTCCCGCTCCAGGAGTACGCGGCGCACGGCGGTGCGTTCCCGGTGCGCGTCGACGGCGTGGGAGTCGTCGGGACGGTCACCGTCTCGGGGCTCCCGCAGGCCGACGACCACGCCCTCGTCGTGGAGGCCCTGCGCGACCTGGTCGACCGGAGGGCCTGA
- a CDS encoding alpha/beta fold hydrolase: MTIQTRTLDVPGAVLTYDVHTPAADGGHPPLFVLGSPMEASGFAQVVAELGDRTVLTYDPRGTDRSKLLDDGEVTVEHHAADLHAVAQDAGLGPLDVLGSSGGAVTALAWATDHPDEVRTLVAHEPPLTSLLADRDLAVRAQADIVETYRRTGFGPAMAKFIQLVTATAPIDQAYLDAPDPDPAQFGLPAEDDGRRDDLLLGKSLLTMPLWEPDLDRLRDLTAAGDLRVVPAAGVTSPPGTLAARGATALAAALGTPTTDFPGDHGGFMRNEWAPDNDPAAFAARLREVLAS, encoded by the coding sequence ATGACCATCCAGACCCGTACCCTCGACGTCCCCGGCGCCGTCCTCACCTACGACGTCCACACCCCCGCCGCCGACGGCGGGCACCCGCCGCTGTTCGTCCTCGGCAGCCCGATGGAGGCCTCCGGCTTCGCCCAGGTCGTCGCCGAGCTCGGCGACCGCACCGTGCTGACCTACGACCCGCGCGGCACCGACCGCTCCAAGCTCCTCGACGACGGCGAGGTGACCGTGGAGCACCACGCCGCCGACCTGCACGCCGTCGCCCAGGACGCGGGCCTCGGCCCGCTCGACGTCCTCGGCTCGTCCGGCGGCGCCGTCACCGCGCTCGCGTGGGCGACGGACCACCCCGACGAGGTGCGGACCCTCGTCGCGCACGAGCCGCCCCTGACCTCCCTGCTCGCGGACCGCGACCTCGCCGTCCGCGCGCAGGCCGACATCGTCGAGACGTACCGACGCACCGGGTTCGGGCCCGCCATGGCGAAGTTCATCCAGCTCGTCACGGCGACCGCGCCGATCGACCAGGCGTACCTCGACGCGCCGGACCCCGACCCCGCACAGTTCGGCCTGCCCGCCGAGGACGACGGGCGCCGCGACGACCTCCTGCTCGGCAAGTCGCTGCTCACCATGCCGCTGTGGGAGCCCGACCTCGACCGGCTGCGCGACCTGACCGCCGCCGGGGACCTGCGGGTGGTGCCCGCCGCGGGCGTCACCTCGCCGCCCGGCACCCTCGCGGCCCGGGGCGCCACCGCGCTCGCCGCGGCGCTCGGCACCCCCACGACCGACTTCCCGGGCGACCACGGCGGGTTCATGCGCAACGAGTGGGCCCCCGACAACGACCCGGCCGCCTTCGCCGCCCGCCTGCGGGAGGTCCTGGCGTCCTGA
- a CDS encoding amino acid ABC transporter ATP-binding protein codes for MSETPLLTAAALHKSFGDNHVLRGVDLEVRRGQVVALIGPSGSGKTTLLRSLNGLTAPDAGTLAFDGGPHVDFAADAGVRGRAARDARARTEAVRDRSAMVFQHHNLFPHRTVLQNVTEGPVQVQRVPLAQAQARGRELLARVGLADKADAYPRELSGGQQQRVGIVRALALQPDLLLFDEPTSSLDPELVGEVLSVMKELADDGWTMVVVTHELAFARAVADEVLFLDGGVVVEQGPPREMFTAPREERTRQFLHRILHPLDGLD; via the coding sequence ATGTCTGAGACCCCGCTGCTCACCGCGGCCGCCCTGCACAAGTCGTTCGGCGACAACCACGTGCTGCGCGGCGTCGACCTGGAGGTCCGGCGCGGGCAGGTGGTCGCGCTCATCGGCCCGTCCGGGTCCGGCAAGACGACGCTGCTGCGCTCCCTCAACGGCCTGACGGCCCCCGACGCCGGGACGCTCGCGTTCGACGGCGGCCCGCACGTCGACTTCGCGGCCGACGCCGGGGTGCGGGGCCGGGCGGCCCGCGACGCCCGCGCCCGCACCGAGGCGGTGCGCGACCGGTCCGCGATGGTGTTCCAGCACCACAACCTGTTCCCGCACCGCACCGTGCTGCAGAACGTCACCGAGGGCCCCGTGCAGGTGCAGCGCGTCCCGCTCGCGCAGGCGCAGGCCCGCGGGCGCGAGCTGCTGGCCCGCGTCGGGCTGGCCGACAAGGCCGACGCCTACCCGCGCGAGCTGTCCGGCGGGCAGCAGCAGCGCGTCGGCATCGTCCGCGCGCTCGCCCTGCAGCCCGACCTGCTGCTGTTCGACGAGCCGACGTCGTCCCTCGACCCCGAGCTCGTCGGCGAGGTCCTGTCGGTGATGAAGGAGCTCGCCGACGACGGCTGGACGATGGTCGTGGTGACGCACGAGCTCGCGTTCGCGCGCGCCGTGGCCGACGAGGTGCTGTTCCTCGACGGCGGTGTCGTCGTCGAGCAGGGGCCGCCCCGGGAGATGTTCACCGCGCCCCGCGAGGAGCGCACCCGGCAGTTCCTGCACCGGATCCTGCACCCCCTCGACGGCCTCGACTGA
- a CDS encoding ribokinase: protein MPSIVVVGSVNADIVTRVAAQPVPGETVLAESMAVLPGGKGANQAVAAARLGADVWLVGAVGTGPFADTALAGLRTSGVHLDAVAEVDGHSGVALVTVSADGENSIVVVPGANSTVDADVVARHADLLARADVVVLQAEIPVPGIEAAARAAGGRVLLNLAPVVDLDPSVLALADPLVVNAGEARRLLDDAARPVPDAPFAVVDALLELGPRSVVLTMGGAGAVVAEASTDDGAPVVVPAPHVEPLDTTGAGDAFVGALAWRLLGGDTLADAARTAVRAGAYSVTTHGAQRSFPAADDVLPG, encoded by the coding sequence GTGCCCTCGATCGTGGTCGTCGGATCCGTCAACGCCGACATCGTCACGCGGGTCGCCGCCCAGCCCGTGCCGGGCGAGACCGTGCTCGCGGAGTCGATGGCGGTGCTGCCGGGCGGCAAGGGCGCCAACCAGGCGGTGGCCGCCGCCCGGCTCGGCGCCGACGTGTGGCTCGTCGGCGCGGTCGGCACCGGACCGTTCGCCGACACCGCCCTCGCCGGGCTGCGGACGTCCGGCGTCCACCTCGACGCCGTCGCCGAGGTCGACGGGCACTCCGGGGTCGCGCTCGTCACCGTGTCCGCCGACGGGGAGAACTCCATCGTCGTCGTGCCCGGGGCGAACTCCACCGTGGACGCCGACGTCGTCGCCCGGCACGCCGACCTCCTCGCCCGGGCCGACGTCGTCGTCCTCCAGGCGGAGATCCCCGTGCCTGGCATCGAGGCCGCGGCCCGCGCCGCCGGCGGCCGCGTCCTGCTCAACCTCGCACCCGTCGTCGACCTCGACCCGTCGGTGCTGGCGCTCGCCGACCCGCTCGTGGTCAACGCGGGCGAGGCGCGCCGGCTCCTCGACGACGCCGCCCGGCCCGTGCCGGACGCCCCGTTCGCCGTCGTCGACGCCCTGCTGGAGCTGGGGCCGCGGTCCGTCGTCCTCACCATGGGGGGCGCGGGCGCGGTCGTCGCGGAGGCCTCGACGGACGACGGCGCCCCCGTGGTCGTGCCCGCCCCGCACGTCGAGCCGCTCGACACCACCGGGGCGGGCGACGCGTTCGTCGGCGCCCTCGCCTGGCGGCTCCTGGGCGGGGACACCCTCGCGGACGCCGCCCGCACCGCCGTGCGGGCCGGCGCGTACTCGGTGACCACGCACGGCGCGCAGCGGTCGTTCCCCGCGGCCGACGACGTGCTGCCCGGCTGA
- a CDS encoding amino acid ABC transporter substrate-binding protein, with protein MRQQRALIATLTATVTALALAACGSAEDDTASEAGSGLGLVDDGVLTVATEGTYRPFTFHDASGELVGYDVEVAEAVADELGLEIEFAETQWDAIFAGLDAGRFDTIANQVSINPEREAQYKFSTPYTVSRGVVVVAQGDDSVSSFADLDGKTAAQSLTSNWRELAEESGATVEPIEGWAQAVALLEQGRVDSTINDSLTVLDYLKENPDAPIKVAAETEETSESAFVVTPERAALAEAITGALETLAADGTLTELSEKYFGDDVSQ; from the coding sequence ATGCGACAGCAGCGCGCCCTCATCGCGACCCTGACGGCCACCGTGACCGCCCTGGCGCTGGCCGCCTGCGGGTCCGCCGAGGACGACACCGCGTCGGAGGCCGGCAGCGGGCTCGGCCTCGTCGACGACGGCGTCCTCACCGTCGCCACCGAGGGCACCTACCGCCCGTTCACGTTCCACGACGCGTCCGGCGAGCTCGTCGGCTACGACGTCGAGGTCGCCGAGGCCGTCGCCGACGAGCTGGGCCTGGAGATCGAGTTCGCGGAGACCCAGTGGGACGCGATCTTCGCGGGCCTCGACGCCGGCCGCTTCGACACCATCGCCAACCAGGTGTCCATCAACCCGGAGCGCGAGGCGCAGTACAAGTTCTCGACGCCGTACACCGTGTCCCGCGGCGTCGTCGTCGTGGCGCAGGGCGACGACTCGGTGAGCAGCTTCGCCGACCTCGACGGCAAGACGGCCGCGCAGTCGCTGACGAGCAACTGGCGCGAGCTCGCCGAGGAGTCCGGCGCCACCGTCGAGCCGATCGAGGGCTGGGCGCAGGCCGTCGCGCTGCTCGAGCAGGGTCGCGTCGACTCGACGATCAACGACTCCCTCACGGTGCTGGACTACCTCAAGGAGAACCCGGACGCGCCGATCAAGGTCGCCGCGGAGACCGAGGAGACCTCCGAGTCGGCGTTCGTCGTCACCCCGGAGCGCGCGGCCCTCGCCGAGGCGATCACCGGCGCCCTGGAGACCCTCGCCGCGGACGGCACCCTCACCGAGCTGTCCGAGAAGTACTTCGGCGACGACGTCTCGCAGTGA